Part of the Cereibacter sphaeroides 2.4.1 genome, GTCGAACATGCATGTGGGCGGCCGGGCCGAGAAGGTGAGCCTGACCGATCGCGACCGCGAGATCTGCGCGGCGCTGGGGCCGGTGCTGCGCGAGAAGGGGCAGATCTTCGTGGGGATCGACGTCATCGGCGACTGGTTGACCGAAATCAACGTGACCTCGCCCACCGGCCTGCAGGAACTGGAGCGGTTCGACGGCACCAACGGCGCCGCGCGGATCTGGGAGGTGATCGAAGCCCGCAGGCGCGGCTGACCGGCCTCGGGGCTTCGAGCGGGCCTTCTTCTCCGGCGCGGCCCTGCCGGAGGCGCGCCGGAGATGGTCCTGACATCGGGCCGGAAGCAGGCGTCGTCCGTGCCCTGCCAGAGACAGCGTCAGCCGATCCGATCCTTCCGGAGGCGGCAGGAACCGGAGGCGCGGGTCGCGCGAGCATGGCATCCTCGGCGCTGAACCGCCCGGCTCGAGGTCACATGGGCGCGGGCCAAGGGCTGCCGCGCCATGGACGGCTGCTGCATCCTCTCCGAGCCCGCGCGCGCGGGATAAGGATCCTCGCGGGAGGAACGGCCCGGAGGGCCTGCTGCGAAGCTGCAGCCGCAGGCTTTGAAGAGCTTCAGGCCTGTCAGCCCGAGGTGGCGGGAGCGTTCCTCGGCCTCGTGGCCGTAAGCCGGTAGCTCACCGCTTCCGCCAGATGGGGATGGCGCACCTCTGGCGCGCCGTCGAGGTCGGCGATCGTGCGCGCCACCCGCAGGATCCGGTGATAGGCCCGCGCCGACAGGCCGAACCGCTCTGCCACCCGGGCCAGGAGTGCGCGTCCCTCGGCGTCGGGAGCGGCCACCTGCTCGAGCAGCGGGCCCTCTGCATCGGCATTCACCCGCACGCCGGCCGATCCTTCATAGCGCCGCGTCTGGAGTGCCCGCGCGGCCGCCACGCGGGCTGCGACGGTGGCCGAGCCTTCGGTGGCGGGCGGCAGTCGTCCGTCGACCCAATCCACCGGGGGCACCTCGATCCGCAGGTCGAGCCTGTCCATGAGCGGGCCCGAGATCCGGCCGAGATATTCCTCTCCGCAGATGGGGGCGCGGCTGCAGGCCTTGGACGCATCCGCGAGATGGCCGCAGCGGCAGGGGTTGGCCGCCGCGATCAGCAGGAAGCGGCACGGGTAGCGATGGCGGGCATCGGCACGCGGCACCATGATCTCGCCGGTCTCCAGCGGCTGGCGCAGCGTGTCGAGCACGCGCGGCGGAAATTCGGGCAGTTCGTCGAGGAAGAGGACACCGTTGTGGGCGAGGCTGGCCTCGCCCGGCCCGGCCCGGCGGCCGCCGCCGACGATGGACGCGGGCGAAGCCGTGTGATGGGGGCTGCTGAAGGGGCGCGCCCGGCTGATCCCGCCGTCGCTGAGCTTGCCCGCGAGCGACTGGATCATGGAGGTCTCGAGCGCTTCGGCCGGAGTCATCGGCGGCAGGAGGCCGGGCATGCAGCGCGCGAGCAGGGACTTGCCCGACCCGGGCGCCCCGATCATCAGCAGATGGTGCCGCCCGGCTGCGGCGATCTCCAGCGCGCGCCGGGCCCGCTCCTGCCCGCTCACCGAGGCCAGATCGACCGAGACAGCAGGCCGGTCGATCACCTCGCCCGCCTCGGCGGGCGGGATCGACGCCTGTCCGGTGAAATGGCGCACCACCTGGTCGAGCGAGGCGGCTGCGAGGACCTCCGTGGCCCCGACCCAGGCCGCTTCGGCCCCCGAGCCGCGGGGGCAGAGGAGCGCGCGATCCTGTTCGGCGGCCGCGACCGCGGCCGGCAGGGCGCCTGCCACCGGCACGAGGCGCCCGTCGAGCGACAGTTCTCCGATGGCGAGGATCCGCTCGACCTCTTCGGCGGGCACGATCTCGAGCGCGGCCAGAAGTGCCAGCGCGATGGCGAGATCGAAGTGCGAGCCTTCCTTGGGCAGATCGGCAGGCGAGAGGTTCACCGTGATCCGGCGCGAGGGCAGGGCGATGGACATGGAGGCGAGCGCCGTCCGCACCCGCTCGCGCGCCTCCGAGACCGCCTTGTCGGGCAGGCCCACGATGGCGAAGGCGGGCAGCCCCGGCGAGACGGCACATTGCACCTCGACGCTGCGCGGATCGATGCCTTCGAAGGCAACGGTGAAGGCTCGGGCGATCATGGGTGTCCCCTTTCGCCCGAGCCTTAGCCCGAATTGGTTTCACGAGCGTTAACCGCTTTCGGGCGGCCGGGTCCGCGCCCGCAGAGGCTCAGTGCGGCGGCCCTTCGACCCATTCGTAGATCACCTCCGGGGCCTTGGTGCAGCCGCAGCAGGACTTGCCGCAGGCCAGCGGCGCGCAGGGCAGCTCGCGCGCCTTGCCCTTGCCGACCCAGTGCTCGACCATCCCGCGCATGGCGGCCGGATCGCAGCGGAAGCGGTGCGCAAGGTCGCCGAGGCTGGCCTGGTGGCGCTCGCGCAGATAGTCACGGACGGCGATCAGCAGCATGGATCCTCAGGCTCCGGCGGGGGCGGAGCGGGAGGCGCCGGTGCCCCCGATCCGCTTCATGACGAGGATGACGAGGGCGAAGGCCGCGAGGACGCCGCCGATCCAGAGCGCCGAGGCCTCGGGATGGCGGGCGAAGGTGGCGGCCTGATAGTAGACCGTGGCCGAGCCCCAGCCCATCATCAGCGTCCAGACCGAGACGAAGCCCGTCCAGGCCGGGCCCGCCTCGCGCCAGACGGCGGCAATGGCCGCGGTGCAGGGCACATAGAGCAGCACCATGAGGAGATAGGCGAAGGCCCCGGCCTGACCGTCGAAGAGCGCGCGCATCGCGCCGAAGGTGCCGGTCGAGACCTCGAGCTCCTCCGCGGCCGCGTCCGTCGAGGAGAGGTCGCCGATCTCGATCCCGAGCGGATCGGTGAGCGCGTCGGCGAGATCGCCGAAATTCTCGCCGATGGTCGCCACGGCGGCCGAGAGGCCGGCAGTCAGGCTGTAGGGCGCGGCCTCTTCCTGCGCCTCCTCCGTTTCGCCCATGCCGGAATAGAGCGCGTTCAGCGTGCCCACCACCGCCTCCTTGGCCAGAAGGCCGGTGAAGATGCCGACCGTCGCGGGCCAGTTCTCCGGGCGGAGGCCCATGGGCTCGAAGGCCGGGGCGATGGTCTGCCCGATGGCCGCCAGCACGGAATTGTCCGTATCCTCGTTGCCGAAGCTGCCGTCGCGCCCCCAGGAGTTCAGCACCGCAATCACCGCCACCACCGGCACGAGCACCCGGCCCGCGCGGATCACGAAGGACTTGAGCCGGTCCCAGGTGCGCAGCAGCACCGCGCGCAGCGTGGGGATGTGATAGGGCGGCAGTTCCATCACGAAGGGGGTGGTGCTGCCCGGCAGGAGCGTGTTCTTCAGCACGAGACCGGTGAAGACCGCCGCGAGGATCCCAATCAGATAGAGCAGGAACACGAGGTTCTGCCCGTTCGCCGGGAAGAAGGCGGCGGCGAACAGCGCATAGACCGGCAGCCGCGCGCCGCAGGACATGAAGGGCGCCATGGCGATGGTCATGGTCCGGTCGCGCTCGTTCTCGAGCGTGCGCGTCGCCATCACCGCGGGCACGTTGCAGCCGAAGCCCACGATCAGCGGCACGAAACTCTTGCCCGGCAGGCCCACGATCCGCATGAACCGGTCCATCACGAAGGCCGCCCGCGCCATGTAGCCCGAATCCTCGAGCACCGAGAGGAAGAGGAAGAGGCAGGCGATGACCGGGATGAAGGTCGCCACCGTCTGCACGCCGCCGCCCACGCCCGAGGCGAGCACGGTCGTCAGCCAGTCGGGGCTGCCGGCCCGGCCGAGCAGTTCGGCGGTGCCCTCGACGAAGATCGTCGCGGCCGCCACGTCGAAGAAGTCGATGAAGGCGCTGCCCACGTTGATCGTGAACAGGAACATCAGATACATGACGAAGAGGAAGATCGGGATGCCGAGCACCCGGTTCAGAACCACCCGGTCGATCCGGTCCGAGAGGGTGCGGCCCAGTTCCGAGGTCCGGCGCACCGCCGCGGCCGTCGCCTCGGCCACCGCATCGTAGCGGCCGCTCGCGATGGCCGTGTCGGGATCGTAGCCCAGAGCCTCTTCCAGCGCCTGCCGCGCGCGCGCCACCTCGGGAGCCAGCGCCGGCACGCGGGCGATCAGCGTGCGGCTGCCCTCAAGGAGCTCGAGCGCGAGCCAGCGCGGCGCGCGCGTCTCGCCTGCCGCCTCGATGGCGGGGACAAGATCGGCCACCGCCGCCTCGATCTCGGGAACGTAGGAGAGCGGCTTCACGGCTGGCACGCCGGTGTCGAGTGCCCGCACGAGGGCCGCCTTCAGCTCCTCGATGCCCCGGCCGGTGGCGGCCACGATGGGCACGACCGGACAGCCGAGCCGGGCCGCGAGCGCCTCAAGGTCGATCTCGATCCGCTGGCTCGCGGCGATATCCATCATGTTGAGCGCCACCACCACCGGCACGCCCATCTCGAGGATCTGCAGCGTGAGGTAGAGGTTCCGCTCGATGTTCGAGGCATCGACGATATTGACCACCAGCTGCGCCTCGCCCGAAAGGGCGAAGTCGCGCGCGATCCGTTCGTCGGTCGAGACGGTGTGGCCCGATCCCAGCGAATAGGTGCCGGGCAGATCGACGAGGGCCGCGGTGCGGCCGGCGAAGCGGATCTCGCCCGTCTTCTTCTCGACCGTGACGCCGGGCCAGTTGCCGACCATCTGCCGCGTGCCGGTCAAGGCGTTGAAGAGGGTGGTCTTGCCGCAGTTGGGATTGCCCAGAAGGGCGATGGTGGCCCCGCTCATGCCGCGGTCTCCTCGATGGACAGGGCCGAGGCCTCGGCCTTGCGCAGCGACAGCTGGTAGCCGCGGACTTCGATGACCACCGGATCGCCCAGGGGGGCCACGCGCAGAACGCGCAGCGCCGTGCCGGGCGTGAGGCCCATCGAGAGCAGCTTCTGGCGGTAGGCGGCACCGCCGGGGGCGTAGCCCGTGACGCGGGCGGTCGCACCGGCCGCCATGTCTT contains:
- a CDS encoding FeoC-like transcriptional regulator — encoded protein: MLLIAVRDYLRERHQASLGDLAHRFRCDPAAMRGMVEHWVGKGKARELPCAPLACGKSCCGCTKAPEVIYEWVEGPPH
- a CDS encoding YifB family Mg chelatase-like AAA ATPase; its protein translation is MIARAFTVAFEGIDPRSVEVQCAVSPGLPAFAIVGLPDKAVSEARERVRTALASMSIALPSRRITVNLSPADLPKEGSHFDLAIALALLAALEIVPAEEVERILAIGELSLDGRLVPVAGALPAAVAAAEQDRALLCPRGSGAEAAWVGATEVLAAASLDQVVRHFTGQASIPPAEAGEVIDRPAVSVDLASVSGQERARRALEIAAAGRHHLLMIGAPGSGKSLLARCMPGLLPPMTPAEALETSMIQSLAGKLSDGGISRARPFSSPHHTASPASIVGGGRRAGPGEASLAHNGVLFLDELPEFPPRVLDTLRQPLETGEIMVPRADARHRYPCRFLLIAAANPCRCGHLADASKACSRAPICGEEYLGRISGPLMDRLDLRIEVPPVDWVDGRLPPATEGSATVAARVAAARALQTRRYEGSAGVRVNADAEGPLLEQVAAPDAEGRALLARVAERFGLSARAYHRILRVARTIADLDGAPEVRHPHLAEAVSYRLTATRPRNAPATSG
- a CDS encoding FeoA family protein, producing the protein MVLSLKDMAAGATARVTGYAPGGAAYRQKLLSMGLTPGTALRVLRVAPLGDPVVIEVRGYQLSLRKAEASALSIEETAA
- the feoB gene encoding Fe(2+) transporter permease subunit FeoB codes for the protein MSGATIALLGNPNCGKTTLFNALTGTRQMVGNWPGVTVEKKTGEIRFAGRTAALVDLPGTYSLGSGHTVSTDERIARDFALSGEAQLVVNIVDASNIERNLYLTLQILEMGVPVVVALNMMDIAASQRIEIDLEALAARLGCPVVPIVAATGRGIEELKAALVRALDTGVPAVKPLSYVPEIEAAVADLVPAIEAAGETRAPRWLALELLEGSRTLIARVPALAPEVARARQALEEALGYDPDTAIASGRYDAVAEATAAAVRRTSELGRTLSDRIDRVVLNRVLGIPIFLFVMYLMFLFTINVGSAFIDFFDVAAATIFVEGTAELLGRAGSPDWLTTVLASGVGGGVQTVATFIPVIACLFLFLSVLEDSGYMARAAFVMDRFMRIVGLPGKSFVPLIVGFGCNVPAVMATRTLENERDRTMTIAMAPFMSCGARLPVYALFAAAFFPANGQNLVFLLYLIGILAAVFTGLVLKNTLLPGSTTPFVMELPPYHIPTLRAVLLRTWDRLKSFVIRAGRVLVPVVAVIAVLNSWGRDGSFGNEDTDNSVLAAIGQTIAPAFEPMGLRPENWPATVGIFTGLLAKEAVVGTLNALYSGMGETEEAQEEAAPYSLTAGLSAAVATIGENFGDLADALTDPLGIEIGDLSSTDAAAEELEVSTGTFGAMRALFDGQAGAFAYLLMVLLYVPCTAAIAAVWREAGPAWTGFVSVWTLMMGWGSATVYYQAATFARHPEASALWIGGVLAAFALVILVMKRIGGTGASRSAPAGA